One window of the Caminibacter pacificus genome contains the following:
- the abc-f gene encoding ribosomal protection-like ABC-F family protein has translation MALIDLLDVSKKFEAQKILCNVEFHLDEGERVALIGKNGSGKSTLMKIIDGTIEPDSGEVITKNGIKIKRLLQQPKFNAGVSVREAIENELTEFKEAYEKYLKLTQEFSENPDNKAIQNELDKITKFLDFHNAWNLDDRIERVLQEFDLKKYENKDISLLSGGEQRRVALASLLLQKPDVLLLDEPTNHLDVYMTEFLEDMLLKEKYTFIVVSHDRYFIDRIATRVVELENCKLRSFKGGYADYIRQKEELLKIKEKEYENELRLLKREEEWLRRGVKARLKRNEGRKKRVLELREKVKQDRSEIRKIEMQLKRELLAKEDEKINKKKVMFEIENLTKSIGNKLLIKDFTTRILQKDKIAIVGKNGAGKSTLLKLLIGEEKPDSGIIKVGENLKIGYLDQRKSMLDDNKDLIETFCPQGGDHVNVRGRNMHVYGYLREFLFPPEYLTKKIGVLSGGEKTRVALALLFTKDFDILILDEPTNDLDIPTINILEEYLIDFEGSVIFVSHDRYFVDKVAKKLFIFKGDGIVEESHIPYTEYLEIEKELKLLEKEVTKIENTKKEKPKPKKQKKLSYKEQKELEELPKLIEELENTIAEIEECLANPECYQEKGLVSLSEELEEIKKIYDEKVERYLELEEKKEELENLG, from the coding sequence ATGGCGCTAATAGACCTTTTGGACGTCAGTAAAAAATTCGAAGCTCAAAAAATTTTATGTAATGTGGAATTTCATCTTGATGAGGGTGAAAGAGTCGCACTTATCGGAAAAAACGGAAGCGGAAAATCCACTCTTATGAAAATAATAGACGGCACGATTGAGCCCGATAGCGGAGAAGTTATTACAAAAAACGGAATAAAAATCAAAAGACTTCTTCAACAGCCAAAATTCAATGCAGGAGTGAGTGTTAGAGAAGCTATCGAAAACGAACTGACGGAGTTTAAAGAAGCGTATGAAAAATATCTCAAATTAACACAAGAATTCAGTGAAAACCCCGATAACAAAGCAATCCAAAACGAACTTGACAAAATTACCAAGTTTTTGGATTTTCATAACGCCTGGAATTTGGATGATAGAATCGAGAGGGTTTTGCAGGAGTTCGATTTAAAAAAATATGAAAACAAAGATATCTCACTGCTTAGCGGAGGCGAGCAAAGAAGAGTCGCTCTTGCTTCTCTTTTATTGCAAAAACCCGACGTCTTACTACTTGACGAGCCGACAAACCACCTTGATGTTTATATGACCGAGTTTTTGGAAGATATGCTCTTAAAAGAAAAATATACCTTTATCGTCGTCAGCCACGACAGATATTTTATCGACAGAATCGCAACAAGGGTCGTAGAGCTTGAAAATTGTAAGCTTAGAAGCTTCAAAGGAGGATATGCCGATTATATCCGCCAAAAAGAGGAGCTTTTAAAAATAAAAGAAAAAGAGTACGAAAATGAGCTAAGACTTCTAAAAAGAGAAGAAGAGTGGCTAAGACGAGGGGTAAAAGCGAGACTAAAAAGAAACGAAGGACGAAAAAAAAGAGTCCTTGAACTACGCGAAAAAGTAAAACAAGACAGAAGCGAAATAAGAAAAATAGAAATGCAGCTAAAAAGAGAGCTTTTAGCTAAAGAAGATGAAAAAATCAACAAAAAAAAGGTAATGTTCGAAATAGAAAACCTAACGAAATCAATAGGAAACAAACTTTTAATCAAAGATTTTACAACAAGAATCTTACAAAAAGATAAAATTGCGATTGTAGGTAAAAACGGTGCCGGAAAATCCACACTTCTTAAGCTTTTAATAGGCGAAGAAAAACCCGATAGCGGGATTATAAAGGTTGGAGAAAACCTGAAAATAGGATATTTGGACCAAAGAAAATCGATGCTTGACGATAACAAAGACCTAATAGAAACTTTCTGTCCTCAAGGAGGCGACCACGTAAACGTCAGAGGTCGCAATATGCACGTTTACGGATATTTGAGGGAGTTTTTGTTTCCGCCTGAGTATCTTACTAAAAAAATAGGCGTTTTAAGCGGCGGTGAAAAGACAAGAGTGGCGCTTGCCCTACTCTTTACGAAAGATTTCGATATTTTGATTTTGGACGAGCCGACAAACGACCTCGATATCCCGACGATTAATATTTTGGAAGAGTATCTGATTGATTTTGAGGGAAGCGTAATATTTGTCAGCCACGACAGATATTTTGTCGATAAAGTGGCTAAAAAGTTATTTATTTTTAAAGGCGACGGAATTGTAGAAGAGAGTCATATTCCGTATACCGAATACCTTGAAATAGAAAAAGAACTCAAACTTCTTGAAAAAGAGGTGACAAAAATAGAAAATACGAAAAAAGAAAAACCAAAACCTAAAAAACAAAAAAAACTAAGCTACAAAGAACAAAAAGAGCTTGAAGAGTTGCCAAAACTTATAGAAGAGCTCGAAAACACAATAGCCGAGATTGAAGAATGTCTGGCAAATCCTGAGTGTTATCAAGAAAAAGGACTTGTAAGTTTAAGTGAAGAGCTTGAAGAAATTAAAAAAATATATGACGAAAAGGTTGAGAGATACCTCGAACTTGAAGAAAAAAAAGAGGAACTTGAAAATTTAGGGTGA
- a CDS encoding YihY family inner membrane protein, which translates to MKKLDIKEIQNTINDITLYSAALSFYTVFSLVPIILIVLSIFSNSPFFSEFYTKLEHFIASNILPTNQDMISTYLKDFLSNSSKMGLLGGAYVLITSILFFDNYETIISQIFSQEKRNLWEKIKLYWTMLTLFPMMFAAAIFLSVKFQFFLNQSEYTSWINVVKLAPFFIIWMTFFLAYKFTLIGESTRSTFVVSFFVSVAFFISKNVFIYYVLINKTYTTIYGSISLLMFLFLWIYINWIIYIGGIYAIKYLDIITQKRRDNGYH; encoded by the coding sequence TTGAAAAAATTAGATATTAAAGAGATTCAAAACACGATAAACGATATTACGCTTTATTCGGCGGCACTTAGTTTTTATACCGTTTTTTCGCTTGTGCCGATAATTTTGATAGTGTTAAGTATTTTTTCAAATTCACCGTTTTTTAGTGAATTTTATACAAAACTCGAGCATTTTATCGCTTCGAATATTTTGCCGACCAACCAAGATATGATTTCGACGTATTTAAAAGACTTTTTGAGCAATTCTTCGAAAATGGGGCTTTTAGGCGGTGCTTACGTTCTTATTACTTCCATACTCTTTTTTGACAACTACGAAACGATAATTTCTCAAATTTTCTCTCAAGAAAAGCGTAATTTATGGGAAAAAATAAAACTCTATTGGACGATGCTTACACTATTTCCCATGATGTTTGCCGCAGCTATATTTTTGTCCGTAAAGTTTCAATTTTTTCTCAATCAATCCGAATACACTTCATGGATAAACGTCGTTAAACTCGCTCCGTTTTTTATTATCTGGATGACGTTTTTTTTGGCGTATAAATTTACGCTTATCGGTGAGAGTACCCGCTCTACTTTCGTAGTTTCGTTTTTTGTTTCGGTCGCATTTTTCATATCAAAAAACGTTTTTATCTATTACGTACTCATCAATAAAACATATACCACAATTTACGGCTCGATTTCGCTTTTGATGTTTTTGTTTTTATGGATATATATCAACTGGATTATTTATATCGGCGGTATTTACGCTATTAAATATTTAGATATAATTACACAAAAAAGGAGAGATAATGGATATCACTAA
- the ppa gene encoding inorganic diphosphatase, whose amino-acid sequence MDITKIKPGDPKEAVNAVIEIPKGSNIKYELDKESGAIFLDRILYGSQFYPANYGFVPNTLADDGDPIDILVLSSESVVPGTVIKSRVIGVLIMEDESGKDEKVVAVPVTKLDPKMANINTLEDLPEIELNQIKHFFETYKDLEPGKWVKVTGYAGREKAIELIQKAIDNYK is encoded by the coding sequence ATGGATATCACTAAAATCAAACCGGGAGACCCGAAAGAAGCGGTAAACGCAGTTATCGAAATTCCAAAAGGGAGCAATATCAAATACGAACTTGACAAAGAAAGCGGAGCTATTTTCCTTGATAGAATTTTATACGGAAGCCAATTTTATCCTGCAAATTACGGATTCGTACCGAATACATTGGCAGATGACGGAGACCCTATCGATATTTTAGTACTTTCAAGCGAAAGCGTAGTACCAGGTACTGTAATTAAAAGTAGAGTTATCGGTGTTTTAATTATGGAAGACGAGAGCGGAAAAGACGAAAAAGTAGTGGCGGTACCTGTTACAAAACTCGACCCTAAAATGGCGAATATCAATACTCTTGAAGATTTACCAGAAATCGAACTTAACCAAATCAAACATTTCTTCGAAACATACAAAGACCTTGAGCCTGGTAAATGGGTAAAAGTTACGGGATATGCCGGAAGAGAAAAAGCTATCGAGCTTATTCAAAAAGCGATTGACAACTACAAATAA
- the acs gene encoding acetate--CoA ligase → MLNEVYYPHKELFKNPAFKNMCEYHDKVREFEKDYEGTWGKLAREKITWFRLYDKVLDESNAPFYKWFTGGKLNVSYQCIDRHLDKKKNKAAIIWEGDNGEKRVITYLELYKEVNKFANLLKEMGVKKGDRVVIYMPMIPEAAFAMLACARIGAIHSVVFGGFSAEALKDRILDAQAKVVITADGAFRKGKPYMLKPVVDKALEGVDIVEKVIVVERNNEDIEWVEGRDVSYNELIQNQSTECEPEVMDSEDPLFLLYTSGSTGKPKGVQHSQAGYILWAQLTMEWVFDIKDNDTYWCTADIGWITGHTYIVYGPLAAGATTVMFEGVLTYPDSGRAWKMIEDYRINQFYTAPTAIRLLNKIGADEPKKYDLSSLRILGTVGEPIDPAAWKWYYDVVGGGRCSIVDTWWQTETGGHMISPLPAATPIKPASATFPLPGIFAEIIDEEGNRVKPGEKGLLCITKPWPSMIRTIWGDPERFVKSYFSTAKKNGKPVYFSGDGAMYDEDGYIWITGRVDDVINVSGHRLGTAEIEAAIKKHPHVAEVAVVGKPDEITGESIFAYVVLKSTDDLGEEVELIKEINEIISKEIGNIAKVKDIAFVPGLPKTRSGKIMRRILRAIAKGEEIKQDTSTLEDPSVVEAIIAVVNSCEL, encoded by the coding sequence ATGTTAAACGAAGTATATTATCCGCACAAAGAGCTATTTAAAAATCCGGCTTTTAAAAATATGTGCGAGTATCATGACAAGGTAAGAGAATTCGAAAAAGATTACGAAGGCACTTGGGGAAAACTTGCAAGAGAAAAAATCACATGGTTTAGACTTTACGATAAAGTGCTCGATGAAAGTAACGCTCCTTTTTATAAATGGTTTACGGGTGGAAAATTAAACGTTTCGTATCAATGTATAGACAGACATCTTGATAAAAAGAAAAACAAAGCCGCTATTATTTGGGAAGGTGATAACGGAGAAAAAAGAGTAATCACTTATCTTGAGCTTTATAAAGAAGTTAATAAATTCGCAAATCTTCTAAAAGAAATGGGCGTTAAAAAAGGAGATAGAGTCGTAATTTATATGCCGATGATTCCCGAAGCGGCGTTTGCGATGCTTGCGTGTGCGAGAATCGGGGCGATTCACAGCGTAGTTTTCGGAGGATTTAGTGCGGAAGCTTTGAAAGACAGAATTTTAGACGCTCAGGCAAAAGTAGTTATTACTGCTGACGGAGCTTTTAGAAAAGGCAAACCTTATATGCTAAAACCCGTAGTTGATAAAGCTCTTGAGGGCGTTGATATTGTTGAAAAAGTGATTGTGGTTGAGAGAAACAACGAAGATATCGAGTGGGTTGAGGGAAGAGACGTAAGTTATAACGAGCTTATCCAAAACCAATCAACCGAATGTGAGCCGGAGGTTATGGATAGCGAAGACCCTCTATTTTTATTATACACGTCAGGAAGTACAGGAAAACCAAAAGGCGTACAGCACTCTCAAGCCGGATATATTCTTTGGGCGCAACTTACAATGGAATGGGTATTTGACATAAAAGACAACGATACTTATTGGTGTACGGCGGATATCGGTTGGATTACGGGGCATACTTATATCGTTTACGGACCGCTTGCGGCAGGTGCGACTACCGTTATGTTTGAGGGAGTATTAACATATCCTGATAGCGGAAGAGCTTGGAAAATGATAGAAGATTACAGAATCAACCAATTCTACACGGCACCGACCGCTATTAGATTGTTAAACAAAATCGGAGCGGACGAGCCTAAAAAATACGACCTAAGCTCATTGAGAATTTTAGGTACTGTGGGTGAGCCTATCGACCCTGCGGCTTGGAAATGGTATTATGATGTCGTAGGTGGCGGAAGATGTTCTATTGTGGATACTTGGTGGCAAACAGAAACGGGAGGTCATATGATTTCTCCTCTGCCAGCGGCTACACCTATCAAACCTGCAAGTGCGACCTTCCCTCTTCCGGGAATTTTCGCAGAAATTATCGATGAAGAAGGCAATAGAGTAAAACCAGGAGAAAAAGGTCTTTTATGTATCACAAAACCTTGGCCGAGTATGATTAGAACGATTTGGGGAGACCCTGAAAGATTTGTAAAAAGCTACTTTTCTACCGCTAAGAAAAACGGAAAACCTGTCTATTTCTCAGGTGACGGGGCAATGTACGACGAAGACGGATACATTTGGATAACGGGAAGAGTTGATGACGTTATCAACGTTTCAGGTCATAGACTCGGAACCGCCGAAATCGAAGCGGCAATCAAAAAACACCCTCACGTAGCCGAAGTAGCGGTAGTAGGTAAACCTGACGAAATTACGGGTGAGAGTATTTTTGCTTATGTGGTATTGAAATCGACTGACGATTTGGGTGAAGAAGTCGAACTTATTAAAGAAATAAACGAAATCATCTCAAAAGAAATAGGTAACATTGCAAAAGTAAAAGATATTGCGTTCGTACCAGGACTTCCGAAAACAAGAAGCGGTAAGATTATGAGAAGAATCCTAAGAGCCATCGCAAAAGGTGAAGAAATCAAACAAGACACTTCAACTCTTGAAGACCCGAGCGTTGTAGAAGCAATTATAGCCGTAGTAAATAGCTGCGAATTATAA
- a CDS encoding FAD-dependent oxidoreductase has protein sequence MIDVLVIGGGVAGFVSAINAKQFYPQKRVVLIEKNPKKLVPCGIPYIFNTFSIDDDLMNLEKKLKKHGVELIEDEIKEIDFQNKEAIANEKYKFDKLIIATGSKPKIPPIQGIKNAYFIKKEYDYLKNLLEKTKNAKNITIIGGGFIGLEVADELAKNGKNIMLIEMMKNILPNSFDEDFSKKAQESLHKNITLKLNARVEEIGENYVLVDDEKIASDLTIVTTGFSPNTEFLDVEKNEFGFIKTDEYLRVKKDIFAVGDCVEHKEFFTANPTPLMLASTAAFDARVAAANLYSLQIIRHNKDSLNIYSTVIGDKVFAAVGITENMAKKEGFEVIVTKAKSYNTHPPKFSHSTDVEVKLIFSKKDLYLLGAQIVGGISTGEMINILGLAIQKNATASDLYTMQIGTHPLLTPPPTLYPIAVAAGKALV, from the coding sequence ATGATTGACGTATTGGTTATAGGAGGAGGGGTTGCGGGATTTGTCAGCGCAATAAACGCAAAGCAGTTTTATCCTCAAAAAAGAGTGGTCTTAATAGAAAAAAATCCTAAAAAGTTGGTGCCTTGCGGTATTCCTTATATTTTTAACACTTTTTCGATTGACGATGATTTGATGAATCTTGAAAAAAAGCTTAAAAAACACGGAGTAGAGCTTATTGAAGATGAAATAAAAGAAATTGATTTTCAAAACAAAGAAGCTATCGCTAATGAAAAATACAAATTCGACAAACTGATAATTGCTACTGGGTCAAAACCGAAAATTCCTCCGATTCAGGGAATAAAAAACGCTTATTTTATAAAAAAAGAGTACGATTATTTAAAAAATCTGCTCGAAAAAACAAAAAATGCAAAGAATATTACGATAATAGGCGGAGGGTTTATAGGGCTTGAGGTTGCCGATGAGCTTGCAAAGAATGGTAAGAATATTATGTTAATTGAAATGATGAAAAATATTCTTCCGAACTCCTTTGACGAAGACTTTTCAAAAAAAGCCCAAGAATCACTCCACAAAAACATCACTCTAAAACTTAACGCTCGCGTAGAAGAGATAGGGGAAAATTACGTATTGGTAGATGATGAAAAAATAGCTTCGGATTTGACGATTGTAACGACTGGATTTTCACCTAATACCGAGTTTTTGGATGTAGAAAAAAACGAATTTGGTTTTATAAAAACGGACGAATATTTAAGAGTAAAAAAAGATATTTTCGCAGTAGGGGATTGTGTGGAACACAAGGAGTTTTTTACAGCAAACCCAACACCTCTTATGTTAGCTTCAACCGCTGCTTTTGATGCAAGAGTGGCTGCGGCGAATTTATATAGCCTACAAATCATTCGTCACAACAAAGACTCATTAAATATTTATTCTACAGTTATCGGAGATAAAGTTTTTGCAGCGGTGGGAATAACAGAAAATATGGCTAAAAAAGAAGGATTTGAAGTCATAGTTACAAAAGCAAAATCTTACAACACTCATCCGCCGAAATTCTCACACTCGACCGATGTAGAGGTAAAACTTATTTTTTCAAAAAAAGACCTCTATTTACTCGGTGCTCAGATTGTCGGAGGAATAAGCACTGGAGAGATGATAAACATTTTAGGCCTTGCAATACAAAAAAACGCGACGGCTTCGGATTTATACACTATGCAAATAGGCACTCATCCGCTTTTAACACCGCCACCGACTCTCTATCCAATAGCGGTAGCCGCAGGAAAAGCCCTGGTTTAG
- a CDS encoding HD domain-containing protein, translated as MNAKLVKLIFTTASIERWNDIPRPLRFMELDKQAHEMIIAYILGHYEKKIDFIKLINLAIAGLLYRAVLTDLKSPVYKYLRKHKGKELDEFVINNLKSIVDDELLEYIEIYNNTNCKERRILKAASYLASKWEFDFIYNFAKDSYGIEEIKKSLEDELEDYYDLEGVRILALKRKAYDFISLCGNLRFQKRWANTPRVPETSVLGHMLFVAVMSFLFTKEYGGNPHKLYYNFFTGLFHDLPEALTRDIIAPVKQGVAGLDEILKDYENMLIEEKILPLAPLPIQKELKILITDEFANKLITENGYKKVDIAEDLLGTKGIDGSLVKAADHFAAFVEALMSIKHGIKSPELINAVEYLKNRYKNKKIFSIELKNYFNERFFDE; from the coding sequence ATGAACGCAAAACTTGTAAAATTAATATTTACCACCGCTTCTATCGAGAGGTGGAACGATATTCCAAGACCTCTTCGGTTTATGGAGCTTGATAAGCAAGCTCACGAGATGATAATCGCATATATTTTAGGGCATTACGAAAAGAAGATCGATTTTATAAAGTTAATTAACCTTGCAATTGCCGGGCTTTTGTATAGAGCGGTGCTGACGGATTTGAAATCGCCCGTTTATAAATATTTAAGGAAACACAAAGGAAAAGAGCTTGACGAATTCGTGATTAATAACCTCAAATCGATAGTAGACGACGAGCTTTTGGAATATATCGAAATATACAACAACACAAACTGCAAAGAAAGAAGAATCCTAAAAGCCGCAAGTTATCTTGCAAGCAAATGGGAATTTGATTTTATATACAACTTCGCAAAAGATTCTTACGGCATAGAAGAGATAAAAAAATCCCTCGAAGACGAGCTTGAGGATTATTATGACTTGGAAGGTGTGAGAATACTCGCTTTAAAAAGAAAAGCTTATGATTTTATATCGCTTTGCGGGAATTTGAGATTTCAAAAAAGGTGGGCCAATACTCCAAGAGTTCCTGAAACTTCTGTGCTTGGGCATATGCTTTTTGTGGCGGTTATGAGTTTTTTGTTTACAAAAGAGTACGGAGGAAATCCTCACAAGCTTTATTATAACTTTTTTACGGGACTTTTTCACGATTTACCAGAAGCCCTAACAAGAGATATCATAGCCCCCGTAAAACAGGGGGTCGCCGGTCTTGATGAGATACTAAAAGATTATGAAAATATGCTAATAGAAGAGAAAATATTGCCTCTTGCACCTTTACCTATCCAAAAAGAGCTAAAAATCTTAATTACCGATGAGTTTGCCAATAAATTAATTACTGAAAACGGATATAAAAAAGTTGATATTGCCGAGGATTTGCTCGGTACGAAAGGAATTGACGGCAGTTTGGTAAAAGCGGCCGATCATTTCGCCGCGTTTGTCGAAGCGCTTATGAGTATAAAACACGGCATAAAATCCCCCGAGCTTATAAACGCCGTAGAATATCTCAAAAACAGATATAAAAACAAAAAAATTTTTTCAATCGAACTAAAAAACTATTTTAACGAAAGGTTTTTTGATGAATAA
- a CDS encoding flagellar basal body rod C-terminal domain-containing protein, giving the protein MNISNNVNSLIAHQTLMDINANNVANVNTENFNATDAKIVDKLEISSRDTQKPTDLTKELTDQIVIEEGFKAQIPAIKTQDEMTKTLLDIKA; this is encoded by the coding sequence TGAATATCTCAAATAATGTAAATTCTCTAATAGCTCACCAAACCCTTATGGATATAAACGCAAACAACGTTGCAAACGTTAATACCGAAAATTTCAACGCAACGGATGCAAAAATAGTCGATAAACTTGAAATTTCTTCAAGAGATACTCAAAAACCTACAGACTTGACAAAAGAGCTTACCGACCAAATCGTGATTGAAGAGGGGTTTAAAGCTCAAATTCCGGCAATAAAAACCCAAGACGAGATGACAAAAACACTTTTGGATATAAAAGCATGA